The Methanocaldococcus jannaschii DSM 2661 genome has a segment encoding these proteins:
- the cas1b gene encoding type I-B CRISPR-associated endonuclease Cas1b produces MRKKSLTLLSDGYLFRKENTIYFENARGKKPLAIEGIYDIYIYGKVSISSQALHYLAQKGIALHFFNHYGYYDGSFYPRESLHSGYLVVNQVEHYLDKDKRLELAKLFIIGGIKNMEWNLLKFKNKTKFSSYIEELNNCNKITEVMNVEGRVRTEYYRLWDETLPDDFKIVKRTRRPPKNEMNALISFLNSRLYPAIITELYNTQLTPTVSYLHEPHERRFSLALDLSEIFKPMIADRLANRLVKQGIIQKKHFRDDLNGVLLNKEGMKVVLEHFNKEMDKTVNHKKLKKNVSKRRLIRLEAYKLVKHLVGQKRYEPLVAWF; encoded by the coding sequence ACTTTATTATCAGATGGCTATTTATTTAGAAAGGAAAATACAATCTACTTTGAGAATGCAAGAGGCAAAAAGCCCTTAGCTATTGAAGGAATTTATGACATCTACATATATGGAAAGGTTAGCATAAGCTCCCAAGCTCTACATTATTTAGCTCAGAAAGGCATTGCTTTGCACTTCTTTAACCACTATGGTTATTATGACGGCTCATTTTATCCAAGAGAATCTCTACACTCTGGTTATTTAGTAGTTAATCAAGTTGAGCATTATTTAGATAAGGATAAGAGATTAGAGTTGGCAAAGCTGTTTATCATTGGAGGAATAAAAAATATGGAGTGGAATTTATTAAAATTTAAAAACAAGACTAAATTTAGCAGTTATATTGAAGAACTAAACAACTGCAACAAGATAACAGAGGTTATGAACGTAGAGGGGAGAGTTAGGACTGAATATTATAGATTGTGGGATGAGACCCTACCAGATGACTTTAAAATAGTTAAAAGGACAAGAAGACCTCCAAAGAATGAGATGAATGCGTTAATAAGCTTTTTAAACTCTCGTCTCTACCCAGCTATAATCACCGAGCTTTATAATACTCAACTGACTCCAACTGTTAGTTATTTACATGAACCTCATGAGAGGAGGTTTTCCTTGGCATTAGATTTGAGTGAGATATTTAAACCAATGATTGCTGATAGATTGGCTAATAGATTAGTTAAACAAGGAATTATCCAGAAAAAGCATTTTAGAGATGATTTAAATGGAGTTCTACTAAACAAAGAAGGGATGAAAGTAGTTTTAGAACACTTCAACAAGGAGATGGATAAAACAGTTAATCATAAAAAACTAAAAAAGAATGTCTCAAAGAGGAGATTGATAAGATTAGAGGCTTATAAGTTGGTTAAACACTTGGTTGGGCAGAAGAGATATGAGCCGTTAGTTGCATGGTTTTAG
- the csa3 gene encoding CRISPR-associated transcriptional regulator Csa3, producing the protein MRYIATFGYHTNHIFDKNGKIIGIDDEKISNMILIYSLDVDADENTVNSIKNTKNYIESKLKEYNIPYLFVEVNPYEFNTNVKNFRKYIVPKTIINLTGGKRIVGYALFYAAVLEKENVEKVFYVSKLGDIIEFPLIPPDIKLTELEMKILNLLDKEGEMSVSNIAHKLERSLSTISEYVSQLEKKGLVKKLSKGRRKIVKKVI; encoded by the coding sequence ATGAGATATATAGCCACCTTTGGATACCATACAAACCATATTTTTGATAAAAATGGGAAAATAATTGGAATAGATGACGAAAAAATTAGTAACATGATTTTAATATACAGTTTAGATGTAGATGCAGATGAAAATACAGTAAATTCGATTAAAAACACAAAAAATTATATTGAGTCAAAACTAAAAGAATATAACATCCCTTATCTATTTGTTGAAGTTAATCCTTACGAATTTAATACGAATGTTAAAAATTTTAGAAAATACATTGTTCCTAAAACTATCATCAATTTAACAGGTGGAAAAAGAATAGTAGGATATGCATTATTTTATGCCGCAGTACTTGAAAAAGAAAATGTAGAGAAAGTGTTTTATGTATCAAAACTTGGAGATATCATTGAATTTCCATTAATTCCTCCAGACATAAAATTAACAGAACTTGAAATGAAAATTCTTAATTTATTAGATAAAGAAGGAGAAATGTCCGTAAGTAATATTGCACATAAATTAGAAAGATCCCTATCTACTATAAGTGAATATGTTTCACAACTTGAAAAAAAGGGTTTAGTTAAAAAACTAAGCAAAGGTAGAAGAAAAATTGTTAAAAAGGTTATCTAA